In one Papilio machaon chromosome 15, ilPapMach1.1, whole genome shotgun sequence genomic region, the following are encoded:
- the LOC106713160 gene encoding uncharacterized protein LOC106713160: MKFSFQHRAFYCYLGMSVWIFFLITVVYKYISVGEETAAVKIAPQEYISKSDAKFKKIFLRACNPADSIVRGTEGVVDSETWLLQGILVLTRHGDRGPLTHLKGGDKLPCDTVPVSTLLKSYEEFVSNASVGGRAWWVSGPGPFHNFPSLPPRTAATRCALGQLTHTGLLQMLTVGNILREAYGDRLGPDMELSGKKETGVAYTTRYRRTFQSLQAVAWASSGNAAAAREAHSVAFCFRDCACAAQHVLARKINTQLKTRLESHPVIKDLIIKLSKVLFESQEHIDADVVRDALLAYVCHEAPLPCVGKKKSPTKDKIILRKKQNNYRENNLSSRNLLEVDIDTLNMELDYINNQLDFNNEVGRKARDIIGKYYDSKDRKAPLDFDAQMEREKLLYYQQRYLDNADGYEDVVIVKKNLDADFNFPNDARMDTDFDEDYREPTPENNEDFCIQKEHVMSLFAYLEWSYKQDMKNLHNRRRGLLHAYGLIHNIVQNMIRMISENKPKYVLYSGHDKTLQALILALGLNSYQHYNIQYASRMIFEVYRKKDLRDEFKLTKRKAIAQDFFFRVVYNGEDVTNKLSFCRNKQNIIMKIVDPVNNIKIYNTYLCPIENIVRFIHDDYFASFNASNFKDACSIYGTGKHVI, translated from the exons ATGAAGTTTTCATTTCAACATAGGGCATTTTATTGCTATCTTGGAATGAGTGTATGGATATTTTTCTTGATAACAG TTGTATATAAGTACATATCAGTAGGAGAAGAAACAGCAGCTGTAAAGATAGCACCCCAGGAGTACATATCAAAGAGTGatgctaaatttaaaaaaatattccttagAGCGTGTAATCCAGCAGACAGTATAGTTCGAGGAACAGAAG gtGTTGTTGACAGTGAGACATGGTTACTGCAAGGTATATTAGTCCTAACAAGGCATGGAGACAGAGGTCCTCTAACACATCTTAAGGGTGGTGACAAGCTGCCCTGCGATACTGTACCTGTTTCAACACTTCTCAAAAG TTATGAAGAATTTGTGTCTAATGCGAGTGTGGGTGGTCGTGCATGGTGGGTGTCAGGCCCCGGACCTTTCCACAACTTCCCCTCGCTGCCGCCTCGCACCGCCGCCACGCGCTGTGCTCTCGGTCAGCTCACGCACACAGGACTGTTGCAGATGCTCACCGTTG GTAATATATTACGAGAGGCGTACGGTGATAGATTAGGTCCTGATATGGAGTTGTCTGGCAAAAAGGAAACGG gCGTGGCATACACAACGCGGTACAGACGTACGTTCCAGTCGCTTCAGGCTGTAGCTTGGGCCAGCTCCGGTaacgcggcggcggcgcgcgagGCGCACAGCGTCGCATTCTGCTTCAGAGACTGCGCGTGCGCAGCGCAGCATGTATTGGCTAG GAAAATAAATACCCAGTTAAAAACAAGATTAGAATCTCACCCGGTGATAAAAGAtctgattataaaattatctaaagTATTATTCGAATCACAGGAACATATAGATGCGGATGTTGTTAGAGATGCATTGTTGGCATACGTGTGTCATGAGGCTCCGTTGCCTTGTGTTGGGAAAAAGAAATCACcaacaaaagataaaattattctgagaaaaaaacaaaataactatcgTGAAAATAATCTTTCTTCTAGAAATTTACTAGAAGTTGATATAGACACGTTGAATATGGAATTAGACTACATCAACAATcaattagattttaataatgaagtcGGCAGAAAAGCAAGAGATATTATTGGGAAATATTACGATAGTAAAGATAGAAAAGCTCCTTTAGATTTTGATGCGCAAATGGAAAGAGAAAAACTACTTTATTACCAACAAAGATACTTAGATAATGCTGACGGTTACGAAGACGTTGTTATAGTCAAAAAAAATTTGGATGCAGATTTTAATTTTCCCAACGATGCACGAATGGATACCGATTTCGATGAAGACTATAGAGAACCAACACCAGAGAATAATGAGGACTTTTGCATACAAAAAGAACATGTGATGTCCCTTTTCGCATACCTAGAATGGAGTTATAAACAAGATATGAAAAATTTGCACAACAGAAGACGTGGTTTACTTCACGCGTATGGTTTAATACACAATATAGTACAAAATATGATTCGTATGATATCAGAGAATAAACCAAAATATGTTCTGTATTCGGGACATGATAAGACATTGCAAgctttaatactagctttagGTCTAAATAGTTACCAACATTACAACATTCAGTACGCTTCGAGAATGATCTTTGAAGTGTACAGAAAGAAGGATTTACGcgatgaatttaaattaactaaaaggAAAGCTATCgctcaagatttttttttccgcgtcGTTTATAATGGTGAagatgtaacaaataaattaagtttttgtaggaataaacaaaatattattatgaaaattgttgatccagtaaataatattaaaatatacaacacATATCTTTGTCCAATAGAAAATATCGTTCGGTTTATTCACGATGATTATTTTGCCAGTTTTAATGcaagtaattttaaagatgCCTGCTCTATATACGGAACTGGTAAACACGTGATTTGA
- the LOC106713157 gene encoding X-ray repair cross-complementing protein 5 gives MSQKVDQATIIILDIGKNTSSDDKSENNFFEKAINCTKRIIERKIMSQGKDLVGILLLGSKKTRNNLAEQCPGDFKRIELFIDLETPSWKMIRDLPTAPTIAKGDWFDALIVAADFFKNCFSGYKTQNRRILLMTNFESTSKVDESQFEQVLNGFKEEDFQVDVIGYDIYSDTYKNNDVHFIRRLVDGTNGVSALFDDTMRYLVFHKKRHVNPIPWNVDLCIGPNIKIPVSSYIRIKDEHVVKSWTKAVRDPVTGSASVTEAATKKTLYMNPENKDVVKSPELIKGFHYGQELIPFLDVDKTLIYNSGPKSLTVYGFTDAKRVQWQNLNGDGLSYIFGRKGDKKAQEAVRTLVECLIESNLVGIVRRVYNNGNAPRMYVLMPVIDPNDYVCLSMAGICFKEEIKYMAFPQIEKVTCNKEQVDAFKDLIKAMDLTNAYNDDYDDNEAFPVAETISPSIQYVLDCIAFRAMNPGKPLPPPRKDIMMLFSVPELIEKNSVDIIDKLKTLFVLKKVEIKKRNKKQDVSNNDDAMDSSSKMNESIVNDLPKVDLPISSKTDKIKNIGTVDPINDYKALKDLGKPMKEIVSEMTNAIECLFHSNLDGHCARALDAMKFLRTESIVGDPSDYNNWLRNFKIELHNRNKNNIIELIKEKQLNYIIKDENSLSKYDSNDCDESQFYEMDTAPNITETDISTEVNDFFNDM, from the exons ATGTCTCAAAAAGTGGATCAGgctacaattattattttggatATAGGAAAAAATACATCAAGTGATGATAAAAGcgagaacaatttttttgaaaaagcaataaattgtACGAAACGTATAATCGAAAGGAAAATAATGAGTCAAGGGAAGGACCTAGTTGGAATACTTTTATTGGGATCAAAGAAAACCAGAAATAATCTGGCAGAGCAATGTCCTGGTGATTTCAAACGAATAGAATTATTCATCGATCTTGAAACGCCCTCTTGGAAAATGATCCGCGACTTACCAACTGct CCAACAATAGCAAAAGGCGATTGGTTTGATGCATTAATTGTTGCTgctgatttttttaagaattgcTTCAGTGGATATAAAACTCAGAACAGAAGGATCTTATTAATGACAAACTTTGAATCAACTTCCAAAGTTGATGAATCTCAGTTTGAGCag gtaTTGAATGGTTTCAAAGAAGAAGATTTCCAAGTAGATGTCATTGGATATGATATATATTCAGacacatacaaaaacaatgaTGTCCACTTTATTAGGAGATTAGTTGATGGTACAAATGGTGTTTCAGCTTTATTTGATGATACAATGAGATATTTAGTGTTCCATAAAAAAAGGCACGTGAATCCAATTCCATGGAATGTTGACCTCTGTATTGGTcccaatattaaaataccagTTTCATCGTATATTAGAATTAAAGATGAACATGTTGTAAAGTCATGGACGAAAGCAGTTCGCGACCCAGTTACAGGCTCTGCGAGTGTCACAGAGGCAGCAACGAAAAAAACACTGTACATGAACCCTGAAAACAAAGATGTAGTGAAATCACCTGAATTAATTAAAGGGTTTCATTATGGACAGGAACTTATCCCATTCCTTGATGTTGATAAGACATTAATCTATAATTCTGGTCCAAAATCTCTAACAGTTTATGGATTTACTGATGCAAAGAGAGTACAATGGCAGAATCTAAATGGTGATGGtttgtcatatatttttgGACGTAAAGGTGATAAAAAAGCGCAAGAAGCTGTAAGAACTTTAGTAGAATGCCTTATAGAATCAAATTTAGTTGGAATTGTTCGAAGAGTGTACAACAATGGAAATGCCCCAAGAATGTATGTACTTATGCCGGTTATAGACCCTAATGATTATGTTTGTCTGTCTATGGCAggaatttgttttaaagaagaaattaaatatatggcATTTCCACAAATTGAAAAGGTTACATGTAACAAGGAACAAGTGGAtgcttttaaagatttaattaaagctaTGGATCTTACGAATGCATATAATGATGATTATGATGATAATGAAGCATTTCCTGTAGCAGAAACTATAAGCCCTTcaatacaatatgtattagaTTGTATCGCTTTTAGAGCTATGAATCCGGGAAAGCCTTTACCACCACCACGGAAAGATATAATGATGTTGTTCAGTGTACCTGAATTAATAGAGAAAAATAGCGTAGatattattgataaattaaaaacattatttgtacttaaaaaagtagaaattaagaaaagaaataaaaaacaagatgTTTCAAATAATGATGATGCAATGGACTCATCATCTAAAATGAATGAGTCAATTGTTAATGACTTGCCGAAAGTAGACTTGCCTATCTCATCAAAAacagacaaaattaaaaacattggtACAGTTGATCCTATAAATGATTATAAAGCACTTAAAGATTTAGGAAAACCTATGAAAGAGATAGTCTCAGAAATGACAAATGCCATAGAATGCTTGTTTCATAGCAATTTGGATGGACATTGTGCAAGAGCATTAGATGCAATGAAGTTTCTTAGGACAGAAAGTATTGTAGGTGATCCTTCAGATTACAATAATTGgctaagaaattttaaaattgaactgCATAACcggaataaaaacaacattattgaattaattaaagaaaaacaattaaactatataataaaagatgaGAATAGTTTAAGCAAGTATGATTCAAATGATTGTGATGAAAgtcaattttatgaaatggaTACCGCTCCTAACATCACAGAGACAGACATCAGTACAGAGGTTAATGATTTCTTCAATGATATGTAG
- the LOC106713106 gene encoding microsomal triacylglycerol transfer protein, giving the protein MNIITILGALLSSGTTFVGPSSVPRGEYGEIKIFQSPATYSVESMVLLNDVSRQDKEVGYKIAGSLDVQPVWGIDSDFLLKFTLNSPKLLARGKLVTADYLPIKSIWDPYYKTEFYAHWKNGIITDTYLNPDEVTDILNYKKSLISLFQLQIIDGEHNEIDISGDCNVLYDSISMQVIRKIKTKCKHPNMKDSTEGITSRRLTRYTLSEKLDAIDEVHAEELHTTGYKELNAAIKARVWMRLRRDGVPRTTATKYPDLETALAELPSNLKPVPLPMLMTDDILDDELSLEEAINGAVVEGEEEEAGGGGSARAAQAGLRALRALRNVTQDRIAALLRAQPDARSLTAVCRVLGAAGSAHAHAAVSLELPLVERDAPPPATEYLHALALAHTPDESVVVDVLRLGTEARSEVVREAALLAAAAGAARLANHAPHVTETVRDALSKQLARCLDEECRALVARAFGNLQREDTAELLLEQAERGGGAALHALQALQALPATAIGPARQRRLAALASSLRPLEVRAAALDLFLVRAAPLPPPLVLARLSRELHVHAPVELRRLFWQRALQLAEEHKPLADVLAMLSPEQRGWNALALSGTSSALVRPLGVFGVGGGRLESLQLTPGGVLRRGTVRLDVEGTPAPLLAIELWTRGLESLTGGAKSSEGVAEGGAEGVEEDMSGGLALTVGGARLPSVTLFDGQAQLLGHVWSGTGSTPTPVLRALQPLSTRSSTLPLLAAGVLHVHCDSAIALALDAQAQVSLWSRTALSELELRVGAVGGVRGELRLVGGALRAHAHHTAEPRLRVAAHLDFYDRMALCVKVSTEDHVRRSNTTLHSELGSTQRKVHRERLLAGPHPGRTLALGPLNDAACNTLLA; this is encoded by the exons atgaatataatcaCGATATTAGGGGCGCTTTTATCTAGCGGAACAACTTTTGTTGGACCATCGTCAGTGCCCAGAGGAGAATAtggagaaattaaaatattccagTCGCCGGCAACATACAGCGTGGAAAGTATGGTCCTGTTGAATGACGTTAGCAGGCAGGATAAGGAGGTTGGATATAAAATCGCCGGTAGTTTGGATGTTCAGCCCGTATGGGGCATTGACTCAGACTTCCTTTTGAAATTCACT ttAAACTCTCCAAAATTATTAGCAAGAGGGAAACTAGTGACTGCAGATTATTTACCTATTAAATCTATATGGGATCCTTATTATAAGACTGAATTCTATGCCCATTGGAAAAATGGAATCATCACTGACACCTATTTGAATCCTGATGAAGTTACTGATatattgaattacaaaaaGTCTTTAATAAGTCTTTTTCAG CTTCAAATCATAGATGGAGAACACaatgaaattgatatttcAGGGGATTGTAATGTATTGTATGATTCTATTTCTATGCAAGTTATCAGAAAAATTAag acaaaatgtaaacatccAAATATGAAAGATTCAACCGAAGGTATAACATCTCGTCGTCTCACAAGGTACACATTGAGCGAGAAACTGGACGCAATTGATGAAGTGCATGCTGAAGAATTACATACAACTGGCTATAAGGAGTTAAACGCTGCTATAAAAGCACGTGTTTGGATGCGCTTACGTCGAGACGGTGTACCACGGACTACAGCAACAAAGTACCCTGATCTAGAAACTGCATTAGCCGAGTTACCATCAAATCTGAAGCCAGTCCCATTGCCTATGCTCATGACTGATGATATACTTGATGATGAATTG AGTTTAGAAGAAGCTATAAATGGTGCTGTGGTGGAGGGGGAGGAGGAGGAGGCAGGTGGGGGTGGCAGCGCACGCGCAGCGCAGGCGGGGCTGCGGGCACTGCGCGCGCTGCGCAATGTGACACAAGATAGGATAGCTGCTTTACTGCGCGCGCAGCCTGACGCACGATCCTT aaCAGCAGTGTGTCGTGTGCTGGGTGCGGCGGGCagtgcgcacgcgcacgcggCCGTGTCTCTCGAGCTGCCATTGGTGGAGCGCGACGCCCCGCCCCCCGCTACTGAATATCTGCACGCGTTAGCACTGGCACATACACCtgat GAGTCAGTAGTGGTGGATGTACTCCGGCTGGGTACGGAGGCGAGATCGGAGGTGGTGCGCGAGGCGGCGCTGCTCGCGGCTGCAGCGGGCGCGGCACGGCTCGCGAACCACGCTCCACACGTCACTGAAACTGTGCGGGATGCGCTCTCCAAACAACTAGCGCGATGTCTT GATGAGGAATGCCGTGCTTTAGTAGCGCGAGCATTTGGCAACTTGCAGCGCGAGGACACAGCTGAGTTACTCCTCGAGCAAGCTGAACGTGGCGGAGGTGCAGCATTACATGCGCTTCAAGCACTACAAGCGCTACCAGCTACAGCTATAGGACCGGCGAGACAACGTCGCTTAGCAGCGCTGGCGTCTAGTCTACGACCGTTGGAAGTGCGTGCTGCAGCGCTGGATCTGTTCTTAGTGCGGGCGGCGCCGCTGCCTCCACCGTTAGTGCTGGCGCGGCTGTCGCGCGAGCTGCACGTGCATGCGCCAGTCGAGCTGCGCCGGCTGTTCTGGCAACGCGCGCTACAGCTCGCGGAGGAACATAAACCGCTAGCAGATGTACTGGCCATGTTGTCTCCGGAACAACGCGGCTGGAATGCTTTAGCACTATCcg gtaCATCATCAGCGCTGGTGCGACCATTAGGTGTGTTTGGTGTAGGTGGGGGGAGGTTGGAGTCGCTGCAGCTGACACCAGGAGGAGTGCTACGTCGCGGTACTGTACGTCTGGATGTGGAAGGAACACCAGCACCACTGCTCGCT atAGAGTTATGGACGCGTGGTCTTGAGTCGTTGACGGGCGGAGCTAAGAGTTCCGAGGGTGTGGCAGAAGGTGGGGCCGAGGGTGTGGAGGAAGACATGAGTGGTGGTCTGGCGCTGACTGTGGGCGGAGCGCGACTACCAAGTGTTACACTTTTTGATGGACag GCGCAGTTGTTGGGTCACGTGTGGTCGGGTACAGGCAGCACGCCGACGCCGGTGTTGCGCGCGCTGCAGCCGCTGAGCACGCGCAGCTCCACACTGCCGCTGCTGGCTGCAGGCGTGCTGCACGTGCATTGCGACTCGGCGATAGCACTCGCCTTAGACGCACAG GCGCAGGTATCGTTGTGGTCTCGCACAGCACTGTCGGAGTTAGAGCTACGTGTGGGCGCAGTGGGCGGAGTGCGCGGGGAATTGCGCCTAGTGGGCGGAGCACTGCGGGCCCACGCCCACCACACCGCAGAGCCACGCCTACGCGTTGCCGCACATCTAGACTTCTACGACCGCATGGCGCTCTGCGTGAAAGTCTCTACTGAGGATCATGTGCGCAG ATCAAACACCACACTGCATTCTGAATTGGGCAGTACACAACGTAAGGTACATCGAGAGAGATTACTCGCGGGCCCGCATCCCGGCCGCACGCTCGCACTCGGACCACTCAACGACGCCGCCTGTAACACGCTGCTCGCATAA
- the LOC123721723 gene encoding uncharacterized protein LOC123721723, with protein sequence MKLDSNNKLINSDSADGSEEVVDPRQNAEDIIDEILAEFTESRTPELIRNGNSIPDNLFNMIQPPRTRTPANSFSETATIDDIDPASDLGTSIRNKCLELEEILQSLKSRLNHVVLDENIVLSPEANSMEAQLEHDLDTDCQEDLSLQEFLELLHSQNKVTSSGVQ encoded by the coding sequence ATGAAACTCGATTCCAACAATAAATTGATCAATAGTGATAGTGCTGACGGTTCCGAAGAAGTGGTGGATCCGCGACAAAATGCAGAAGATATAATTGACGAGATTCTGGCTGAGTTTACAGAATCTCGAACACCGGAGCTCATTAGAAACGGGAACAGCATTCCGGACAACCTGTTCAATATGATACAACCGCCAAGGACCAGGACACCGGCTAATTCCTTCTCTGAAACTGCGACGATCGACGACATCGATCCGGCGTCGGATCTCGGAACATCTATCAGAAACAAATGCTTGGAACTAGAAGAAATCTTACAGAGCCTTAAGTCGCGTCTGAATCATGTGGTTCTAGACGAAAATATTGTTCTCAGCCCCGAAGCTAATTCTATGGAAGCTCAACTAGAGCATGACTTGGACACTGATTGTCAGGAGGACCTATCACTTCAAGAATTCCTTGAGCTTCTACATTCGCAAAATAAGGTAACATCAAGCGGCGTGCAATGA
- the LOC106713166 gene encoding eukaryotic translation initiation factor 4E-binding protein yields MSASPIARQATHSQAIPSRKVLITDPSQMPDVYSSTPGGTIYSTTPGGTRIVYERSFMMSLRQSPISQTPPKCNLPAALLRNPGSSPNTPNTPAQKPRSNSISFDESQETFSMDL; encoded by the exons atgtcgGCGTCACCGATCGCAAGACAGGCCACTCACAGCCAAGCAATACCATcaagaaaagttttaattactgATCCATCGCAGATGCCTGATGTTTACTCGAGTACACCCGGAGGAACTATTTACTCTACCACTCCTGGAG GTACCAGGATAGTCTATGAAAGATCATTCATGATGTCACTTCGACAATCTCCGATCTCACAAACTCCGCCCAAGTGCAATTTGCCTGCAGCATTACTCAGGAACCCTGGGTCCTCACCAAACACACCAAACACACCGGCTCAGAAACCACGTTCTAATTCTATATCCTTTGACGAATCGCAGGAGACATTCAGTATGGATCTCTAA